The DNA region GCTGAAGCACAACCGTCGTTCCCATCCCCGCGACCTCATGGGTGCAGGTGGTAAAGTCTGTCCCATGGACGATCTTTAGATCGAGTTCCAACTCGGCACTGCGATGCATCAGGATACCTTGCTGTTCCTTGGCCGTCTTATATTCGAAATTCTCACGCAAATCGCCATAGCTCCGGGCCACACCGATATCGCGACTATTCTTCGGAATATCCTCGTTCACGATCTTTTCGAGCAATTTCTGCCGTTGCCGGTAGGAACGCCAGGACGTCAGACCATTCTTGGGGGCTGCCGCCTCCTCCGCTTCGGACCGCTTGTCGATCAACAAGGACACCAAGTCAGGATAGACTCTGACAATACGCCCGATCATCGCCTGCGTATCGACAGGGATCTTGCCCATGACTGCGCGCAGGTAGCGGATAAAGCTGGTCCGCTGGACATCATTCATGGCATTTGCGGCGGCCTCGAGGAACTCCCGCTGCTGGACCATCTCGCCCAATTGATTGGCGGCACGCAACCGCTCCCCGTTGTAAGTCTTCTCCATCGCCGGCAGGATATGGAACAGCAGATCTCCGGTGGAGCCCAAACCCCACGCTTCAAGGCGATCCGGGCGTTTGGCCAACCACAACAGCAATTCCACCCCAGCCTTGCGCATTCCGACGTACTCTTTGAATACCGCGGCACAGGCCGCTTCCTGGCCGGACTCCATCATAAAGGCAACGCAGGTATTAAGGATATTCATGAACATCGAAGGAATGGCCCCGAGGATCGTATCGTACAAGCGTGCGCTATCCCGATCTGCCAACAACTTCAAAAGGGCCTCAAGGCGTTTGGAACTGATCGCCGTGGCTGCCGCCATGAAGTTTTCAGGCTCAATCAGGAGATCGGCTTCCCGAACCCAATCGACCTGTGTTACAGGCACATTCCACTGCCGTGCGGCCACGACAATCTGGACCCGGATATTCATATCCTTGTCACCAAAGCCAAGCATCAGAAAGGCCAGACGATCCCCGACAATACGCAGGTTGTCAGGCGCCAACTCTTCGGGTTTGGCATTGTCAGCCAACTCGCCAAGGCGTGCAAAAATTCCTTCTGCAGTCCGCTCACTGGCAAGTGAGGCAAACCAAGTACTGTCATAGGCCTGGGCTTTTTCAAGCAGAACAATGGGCTCGCTTCGTTTTGAGGGGATGACAACCAGAGGGTCGGCCTTCAGGGCCTTCCGGGCGGAATCCCAAAATGTTTTCCATGCAGCAGGCTTGATGATTCCATCAGAGAGAAT from bacterium includes:
- a CDS encoding GreA/GreB family elongation factor — its product is MQALAHIPMGEDQFEEWFLAKVSNENMPVDDMQNALRELNRGGMGAKTSGWAEMMEDALIEQGKLEAAVNVLAMRAYWNSGVPAFREACIKRLAYIYRNDPVRKKFVNNLGLDKGVGLIEGFRRLSILLRLTPGMLCIDKTWGVGAIKNVDSFYERVTIDFTRKMGHEMSFAYAAESLQPVGDEHLLARKYRDAVTLAALAETEAAELVRIALRSYGPLTVVRLQEILSDGIIKPAAWKTFWDSARKALKADPLVVIPSKRSEPIVLLEKAQAYDSTWFASLASERTAEGIFARLGELADNAKPEELAPDNLRIVGDRLAFLMLGFGDKDMNIRVQIVVAARQWNVPVTQVDWVREADLLIEPENFMAAATAISSKRLEALLKLLADRDSARLYDTILGAIPSMFMNILNTCVAFMMESGQEAACAAVFKEYVGMRKAGVELLLWLAKRPDRLEAWGLGSTGDLLFHILPAMEKTYNGERLRAANQLGEMVQQREFLEAAANAMNDVQRTSFIRYLRAVMGKIPVDTQAMIGRIVRVYPDLVSLLIDKRSEAEEAAAPKNGLTSWRSYRQRQKLLEKIVNEDIPKNSRDIGVARSYGDLRENFEYKTAKEQQGILMHRSAELELDLKIVHGTDFTTCTHEVAGMGTTVVLQLENGQKNTFSILGEWDQDTEKGIISCSSKLGKVLTGHRGGDELEIPGDKGNEKCRIVEVGALSEDILAWAKGT